The Sorex araneus isolate mSorAra2 chromosome 5, mSorAra2.pri, whole genome shotgun sequence genome has a segment encoding these proteins:
- the LOC101547915 gene encoding uncharacterized protein C2orf78-like — MGISRYYGYEIVQTYSRIVSSSHLPFVDISPSLTMSENFQNPSVLGTAHSLQLPLSMVNNAASLTGRVCNYSRVSAPAGSAAWHLPSTSGTSFQPLMGSAYLDQCSSRTMLPGVSGQSQMSTSAASYPSVLEWDIAGSTEEKSSMGDFTGTVTDQDTAVSSMSMVARYEITLDTNIMASLYPSLSASHVERTPSQVPNQSHSLSLPDQDGSQVHYYHQGTQGPPLSGELDPCLQCYGSMSYTGGRGSALQTYSNTSPEMDMVLKEVQASSNRPPDSTSGIYYSVLAQPITEFSYQVMNSLGMEASLALQPSGQTFCLTQTSEFPKSCSSRNQILERNPPPELGDVPIIAPAQRSLALPSATTQEQTDKSLDEMKIGLSKSLDTLQIPIENQDPPRCPLATPNIHQLLACIHPLSQEQQPGSETTGQEKNGLCFEDPGTLESGTESGGSRADITTLVEDIHLPQLLDRLKELDQCKDLQAMNTADTITLNQVQENSRGTKGPSHPTQKNKNKTSEPLEGEPKAKIPPKDPERLPGGDVIVCNAAVSDRCPVTMAKQNSKPQKAASSRISKTKSHGQEKTKKARENSKKAEESKQPGNKVRAKEKPTTARMKHKKSEPELCQEAFKKPRSCPGMRMLESVQVFHALGKKSDQKPGFSSSRVLGSSKKLHPSSAVKPWLGATKDGKDLEETQVRAQKPSSSAQERSFPSQYELPPPGKVKLVPLPFLTMEKPRARPVPRRPQSLASHRPAAAHPARPGSTNSAQPTASNSSRPTTASLPGPAKPAQPISTNPSRPGFLNPTSRPILQPATSRPAPYRTTASTSLQREPLPVSVTKPQAPPKSQSQFLLQDFRFQPIPWRKPNVPEPVMSKPITKEQRPEREALKRKAQQERENAAKCTSLGKVHIFIKREKEMDSLDIMAT, encoded by the exons CCTCATCTCATCTACCTTTTGTTGATATTTCCCCTTCGCTGACCATGTCAG aaaattttcaaaatccatCTGTATTGGGAACTGCACATTCTCTGCAGCTTCCCCTTTCCATGGTGAACAATGCAGCTTCCCTAACAGGAAGAGTCTGCAACTACTCCAGAGTATCTGCTCCAGCTGGTAGTGCTGCTTGGCACCTGCCCTCAACCTCTGGCACCTCTTTCCAACCACTGATGGGTAGTGCCTATCTTGACCAATGTTCTAGCAGAACAATGCTGCCTGGAGTGTCTGGCCAGAGCCAGATGTCCACTTCAGCTGCTTCCTACCCGAGTGTTTTGGAGTGGGATATTGCAGGAAGTACTGAAGAAAAGTCTTCCATGGGAGACTTTACTGGGACTGTCACTGACCAAGACACTGCTGTCTCTTCCATGTCAATGGTAGCTCGTTATGAGATAACCTTGGATACCAACATCATGGCGTCTCTGTACCCATCACTTTCTGCCAGCCATGTTGAGAGGACACCATCTCAGGTTCCAAATCAGAGCCATAGCCTGTCGCTTCCCGACCAGGATGGGAGCCAGGTGCATTACTATCATCAGGGCACTCAGGGACCTCCCCTTTCTGGAGAACTAGATCCCTGCCTGCAATGCTATGGCTCCATGTCATATACAGGAGGTAGGGGCTCTGCCCTCCAAACGTACAGCAACACATCCCCAGAAATGGATATGGTTCTAAAGGAGGTCCAGGCCTCAAGTAACCGACCACCAGACTCCACCTCTGGAATCTACTACTCTGTGCTTGCTCAACCCATCACAGAATTTAGTTATCAAG TGATGAATTCCCTGGGGATGGAGGCTTCCCTGGCATTGCAACCTTCAGGTCAGACATTTTGTCTGACACAAACTTCAGAATTCCCCAAGTCTTGCAGTAGCAGGAATCAAATACTTGAGAGGAACCCACCACCTGAGCTCGGGGATGTTCCCataatagctccagcccaaaggagCCTGGCACTGCCTTCCGCTACAACTCAAGAACAAACAGATAAGAGTTTGGATGAGATGAAAATTGGGCTTTCCAAGTCTCTGGATACCTTGCagatcccaatagaaaaccaagaTCCTCCCCGGTGCCCTTTAGCAACTCCCAATATCCACCAGCTCCTGGCCTGCATTCACCCTCTCAGCCAAGAGCAACAGCCTGGCTCTGAAACTACTGGTCAGGAAAAGAATGGTCTATGTTTTGAGGACCCAGGAACACTTGAAAGTGGGACTGAATCTGGCGGTAGTCGTGCAGACATCACTACACTGGTGGAAGACATACATCTCCCCCAGCTCTTAGATCGCTTAAAAGAACTAGATCAATGCAAAGATCTGCAGGCAATGAACACCGCAGATACCATCACTCTGAATCAGGTGCAAGAAAATTCACGTGGCACTAAGGGACCCTCCCATCCAAcccagaagaacaaaaataagaccTCTGAGCCTCTTGAGGGAGAACCCAAGGCCAAAATCCCGCCAAAAGACCCAGAACGCTTGCCAGGGGGAGATGTGATTGTTTGTAATGCTGCAGTCAGTGACAGGTGTCCTGTGACCATGGCCAAACAGAACAGCAAACCTCAGAAAGCTGCATCCAGCAGGATCAGCAAGACAAAGAGCCATGGGCAGGAGAAGACAAAAAAGGCCAGAGAAAACTCTAAGAAAGCTGAGGAGAGTAAGCAGCCAGGGAACAAGGTCCGGGCAAAAGAGAAGCCCACCACTGCCAGGATGAAACACAAGAAAAGTgaacctgagctctgccaggaggcctTTAAAAAGCCCCGCAGCTGCCCAGGCATGCGCATGCTAGAGTCCGTGCAAGTGTTTCACGCACTGGGGAAGAAGAGTGATCAAAAGCCTGGATTCTCTTCCTCCCGGGTCCTGGGTAGCTCAAAGAAGCTCCATCCATCCTCAGCTGTCAAACCCTGGCTAGGTGCCACAAAGGATGGAAAAGATCTTGAGGAAACTCAGGTCAGAGCGCAGAAACCAAGCAGCAGTGCCCAAGAACGCTCATTTCCATCCCAGTACGAGCTGCCACCTCCTGGGAAGGTCAAATTGGTACCTTTGCCTTTTCTAACCATGGAGAAGCCACGAGCTCGACCTGTTCCTCGGAGACCACAGTCTCTGGCTTCACATCGTCCAGCTGCAGCtcaccctgccaggcctggctctACCAACTCAGCTCAGCCAACTGCCTCCAATTCATCCCGGCCAACCACTGCATCTTTGCCAGGTCCTGCCAAGCCAGCTCAGCCCATTTCAACCAACCCATCTCGACCAGGCTTCCTGAACCCTACTAGCCGGCCCATTCTTCAGCCTGCAACTTCTAGACCTGCTCCCTACAGGACAACAGCTAGCACTTCTCTCCAGCGGGagcctcttcctgtctctgtgaccAAGCCCCAGGCTCCACCCAAATCTCAGAGTCAGTTTCTACTCCAAGACTTCCGTTTCCAACCAATTCCATGGAGAAAGCCCAATGTTCCTGAGCCAGTGATGTCAAAGCCCATCACAAAAGAGCAAAGACCAGAGCGTGAGGCTCTGAAAAGGAAGGCTCAGCAGGAGCGTGAGAACGCTGCCAAATGCACCTCTTTGGGGAAAGTGCACATTTTtatcaagagagaaaaagagatggacTCTCTCGATATTATGGCTACGTAA